A genomic segment from Streptomyces sp. NBC_00237 encodes:
- a CDS encoding triacylglycerol lipase has product MRFPPLPLAPLLPLLRATVLELAVLFGHVILYPSGMRPEPPSPAESPTEPDLGCALPTTTPDRPPVVLLHGFVDNRSVFVLLRRSLARHGWRHLTSLNYSPLTCDLRTAAELLGRHIEDICARTGHSRVDVVGHSLGGLIARYYAQRLGGDTRIRTLVTLGTPHEGTRVAPPMSAHPLVRQMRPGSAVIKELALPAPGCATRFVSFWSDLDQIMVPAETARLRHPDLFAQNVQVSGIGHLALPVHPAVAAEIRQVLQAPEDADTAATGVSVA; this is encoded by the coding sequence ATGAGATTCCCGCCCCTGCCCCTCGCCCCTCTCCTCCCCCTGCTCCGCGCCACCGTCCTCGAACTCGCCGTGCTTTTCGGGCATGTGATCCTCTATCCCTCCGGAATGCGACCGGAGCCCCCTTCCCCAGCCGAGTCGCCGACGGAGCCCGACCTCGGATGCGCGCTCCCCACGACCACCCCGGACCGCCCGCCCGTCGTCCTCCTGCACGGCTTCGTCGACAACCGCTCGGTGTTCGTCCTGCTCCGCCGCTCCCTCGCCCGGCACGGCTGGCGGCACCTGACATCGCTCAACTACTCCCCCCTCACCTGCGATCTGCGCACCGCCGCCGAACTCCTCGGCCGGCACATCGAGGACATCTGCGCACGCACGGGGCACTCCCGGGTCGACGTCGTTGGACACAGCCTGGGCGGTCTGATCGCGCGCTATTACGCGCAGCGACTCGGCGGCGACACGCGGATACGGACGCTCGTCACTCTCGGAACTCCGCACGAAGGCACCCGCGTCGCCCCGCCGATGAGCGCCCACCCACTCGTACGACAGATGCGACCGGGTTCTGCCGTGATCAAGGAACTCGCCCTGCCCGCCCCGGGATGCGCCACTCGATTCGTGAGTTTCTGGAGCGACCTTGATCAGATAATGGTTCCGGCGGAAACGGCCCGCCTCCGCCATCCCGATCTCTTCGCCCAGAACGTGCAGGTCAGCGGCATCGGCCATCTCGCCCTGCCCGTGCACCCTGCCGTCGCCGCCGAAATCCGGCAAGTCCTCCAGGCACCGGAAGACGCCGACACGGCCGCCACCGGAGTCTCCGTGGCGTAA
- a CDS encoding esterase family protein translates to MSLTGTPFFATAICLLVVAFVLPLALWSRVRGPAAVRGFVRLLMLVFAQVTAITVVFVAVNNANGLYDTWEDLLGTSDHAGTAADLGPDGTGGRKLSEQPRQVAAFRPVDDARMGEGVKVTDLKGRISGVEGEVYVWLPPQYDDPAYKGKKFPVVQLLPGYPGSAKAWFGALQVNKQLKPLMLQGKVKPFILVSPRTTLLGDQTDTGCANTPGKVNADTWLSVDVRTMVTDTFRASPKAADWAVGGYSAGAHCAAKLAIAHPDRYRAGVSLSGFNDPNGEPAALTARTPELRRANNPYFMLKEANQAGKPPRTALFVSGAAGDGYEAASALKGEAKAPTTVRTVKTAGPHGTSVWKQQVPEVFRWLSEQVGKEAVRQ, encoded by the coding sequence ATGAGTCTGACCGGGACCCCCTTCTTCGCGACCGCGATATGCCTCCTCGTGGTCGCCTTCGTCCTGCCGCTGGCGCTGTGGAGCCGGGTGCGGGGGCCGGCCGCCGTGCGGGGCTTCGTACGGCTGCTGATGCTGGTGTTCGCCCAGGTCACCGCCATCACCGTGGTCTTCGTGGCGGTCAACAACGCCAACGGCCTGTACGACACCTGGGAGGACCTCCTCGGCACGTCCGACCACGCGGGGACGGCCGCCGACCTGGGCCCCGACGGCACCGGCGGCCGGAAGCTCTCCGAACAGCCCAGGCAGGTCGCGGCCTTCCGGCCGGTGGACGACGCCAGGATGGGCGAGGGCGTCAAGGTCACCGACCTCAAGGGGCGCATCTCGGGCGTCGAGGGCGAGGTGTACGTGTGGCTGCCGCCGCAGTACGACGACCCGGCGTACAAGGGCAAGAAGTTCCCCGTGGTGCAGCTGCTGCCGGGCTACCCGGGCTCGGCGAAGGCGTGGTTCGGCGCTCTTCAGGTGAACAAGCAGCTGAAGCCGCTGATGCTCCAGGGCAAGGTGAAGCCGTTCATCCTGGTGTCGCCGCGTACCACTCTGCTGGGCGACCAGACGGACACCGGCTGCGCGAACACCCCCGGCAAGGTCAACGCGGACACCTGGCTGAGCGTCGACGTCCGCACGATGGTCACCGACACCTTCCGCGCCTCGCCGAAGGCAGCGGACTGGGCGGTCGGCGGGTACTCGGCGGGCGCGCACTGCGCGGCCAAGCTCGCGATCGCCCACCCCGACCGCTACCGCGCGGGCGTCAGCCTCTCCGGCTTCAACGACCCGAACGGCGAACCTGCCGCCCTCACCGCCCGCACCCCCGAACTGCGGCGTGCCAACAACCCGTACTTCATGCTCAAGGAGGCCAACCAGGCCGGGAAGCCGCCGCGCACCGCGCTCTTCGTGTCGGGTGCGGCGGGCGACGGCTACGAGGCGGCGAGCGCCCTGAAGGGCGAGGCGAAGGCGCCGACGACCGTACGGACGGTGAAGACGGCCGGACCGCACGGCACCAGCGTGTGGAAGCAGCAGGTGCCGGAGGTCTTCCGGTGGCTGTCGGAGCAGGTCGGGAAGGAGGCCGTCCGTCAGTAG
- the pcrA gene encoding DNA helicase PcrA yields MSSLFDDSFLADLQNKDESAPPPPEDTEEGAPPEEVPHDLFAGAFDGPPPPRDAYYRDGAPRPVTDPAALLDGLNENQRAAVVHAGSPLLIVAGAGSGKTRVLTHRIAHLLSARGVHPGQILAITFTNKAAAEMKERVEALVGPRANMMWVSTFHSACVRILRRESKKLGFTSSFSIYDAADSKRLMALVCRDLDLDPKRFPPKSFSAKVSNLKNELIDEETFAGQAADGFEKTLAQAYAMYQSRLREANALDFDDIIMTTVHLLQAFPDVAEHYRMRFRHVMVDEYQDTNHAQYTLVRELVGPSGPAAAPGELCVVGDADQSIYAFRGATIRNILQFEEDYPDAVTILLEQNYRSTQTILTAANAVIERNENRRAKNLWTDAGAGSLITGYVADTEHDEAQFIAEEIDRLTDAGDAKAGDVAVFYRTNAQSRVFEEIFIRVGLPYKVVGGVRFYERKEVRDILAYLRVLSNPEDTVPLRRILNVPKRGIGDRAEAMIDALSLRERISFPQALRRVDEAYGMAARSSNAVKRFNTLMEELRTIVESGAGPATVLEAVMERTGYLAELQASTDPQDETRIENLQELAAVALEFEQERGDEDTPGTLSDFLEKVALVADSDQIPDEDEDGSGVITLMTLHTAKGLEFPVVFLTGMEDGVFPHMRSLGNTKELEEERRLAYVGITRARERLYLTRSTLRSAWGQPSYNPASRFLEEIPDTHLEWKRTGAQIPAGPVSGSKAGGVAASLSSSLSNSRSRKGPSGFATGRATDKPVINLAVGDRVTHDQFGLGTVMTVTGAGADAQATIDFGDERPKKLLLRYAPVEKL; encoded by the coding sequence ATGAGCAGCCTCTTTGACGACAGCTTCCTGGCCGACCTCCAGAACAAGGACGAATCGGCCCCGCCGCCCCCGGAGGACACCGAAGAAGGTGCCCCTCCGGAGGAGGTTCCGCACGACCTCTTCGCGGGCGCCTTCGACGGTCCGCCGCCGCCCCGGGACGCGTACTACCGGGACGGCGCCCCCCGCCCGGTCACCGACCCGGCGGCGCTCCTCGACGGGCTGAACGAGAACCAGCGCGCCGCCGTCGTGCACGCCGGTTCGCCGCTGCTCATCGTGGCCGGAGCCGGTTCGGGCAAGACCCGCGTGCTCACCCACCGCATCGCGCACCTGCTCTCCGCGCGCGGTGTGCACCCCGGTCAGATCCTCGCGATCACCTTCACCAACAAGGCCGCGGCCGAGATGAAGGAGCGCGTCGAGGCGCTGGTCGGTCCGCGCGCCAACATGATGTGGGTGTCGACCTTCCACAGCGCGTGCGTGCGCATCCTGCGCCGCGAGTCCAAGAAGCTCGGCTTCACGTCGTCGTTCTCGATCTACGACGCCGCCGACTCCAAGCGCCTGATGGCCCTGGTCTGCCGCGACCTGGACCTCGACCCCAAGCGTTTCCCGCCGAAGTCCTTCAGCGCCAAGGTCTCCAACCTCAAGAACGAGCTGATAGACGAGGAGACCTTCGCCGGGCAGGCCGCCGACGGCTTCGAGAAGACCCTCGCCCAGGCGTACGCGATGTACCAGTCCCGCCTCCGCGAGGCGAACGCGCTGGACTTCGACGACATCATCATGACCACGGTGCACCTGCTCCAGGCGTTCCCGGACGTCGCCGAGCACTACCGGATGCGCTTCCGGCACGTCATGGTCGACGAGTACCAGGACACCAACCACGCCCAGTACACGCTGGTCCGCGAGCTGGTCGGCCCGTCCGGTCCGGCCGCCGCCCCCGGTGAGCTGTGCGTGGTCGGTGACGCCGACCAGTCGATCTACGCCTTCCGCGGCGCGACGATCCGCAACATCCTCCAGTTCGAGGAGGACTACCCGGACGCGGTCACGATTCTCCTGGAGCAGAACTACCGCTCCACCCAGACGATCCTCACCGCCGCCAACGCCGTCATCGAGCGCAACGAGAACCGCCGCGCGAAGAACCTCTGGACCGACGCGGGCGCGGGCTCACTGATCACCGGGTACGTCGCGGACACCGAGCACGACGAGGCCCAGTTCATCGCCGAGGAGATCGACCGCCTCACCGACGCGGGCGACGCCAAGGCCGGAGACGTCGCCGTCTTCTACCGTACGAACGCCCAGTCCCGCGTCTTCGAAGAGATCTTCATCCGGGTCGGCCTGCCCTACAAGGTCGTCGGCGGCGTCCGCTTCTACGAGCGCAAGGAGGTCCGGGACATCCTGGCCTACCTGCGCGTCCTCTCCAACCCCGAGGACACCGTCCCGCTGCGCCGCATCCTCAACGTGCCCAAGCGGGGCATCGGCGACCGCGCCGAAGCCATGATCGACGCGCTGTCGCTGCGCGAGCGGATCAGCTTCCCGCAGGCCCTGCGCCGCGTCGACGAGGCGTACGGCATGGCCGCCCGGTCCTCCAACGCCGTCAAGCGGTTCAACACGCTGATGGAGGAGCTCCGTACGATCGTCGAGTCCGGAGCGGGACCGGCCACCGTCCTCGAAGCGGTGATGGAGCGGACGGGATACCTCGCCGAGCTCCAGGCGTCCACCGACCCGCAGGACGAGACCCGCATCGAGAACCTCCAGGAACTCGCCGCCGTCGCCCTGGAGTTCGAGCAGGAGCGGGGCGACGAGGACACCCCCGGCACCCTGTCGGACTTCCTGGAGAAGGTCGCGCTGGTCGCCGACTCCGACCAGATCCCCGACGAGGACGAGGACGGCTCGGGCGTCATCACGCTGATGACCCTGCACACGGCCAAGGGCCTTGAATTCCCGGTCGTCTTCCTGACCGGCATGGAGGACGGCGTCTTCCCGCACATGCGTTCGCTGGGCAACACCAAGGAGCTGGAGGAGGAGCGCCGCCTCGCGTACGTCGGCATCACCCGCGCCCGCGAACGCCTCTACCTCACCCGCTCCACCCTGCGCAGCGCCTGGGGTCAGCCCTCGTACAACCCGGCCTCCCGCTTCCTGGAGGAGATTCCGGACACCCACCTGGAGTGGAAGCGCACCGGCGCGCAGATCCCGGCGGGTCCGGTCTCCGGGTCGAAGGCGGGAGGGGTGGCCGCCTCGCTGTCCTCCTCCCTCTCCAACTCCCGCTCCCGCAAGGGCCCTTCGGGCTTCGCCACGGGCCGGGCGACGGACAAGCCGGTGATCAACCTCGCCGTCGGCGACCGGGTCACGCACGACCAGTTCGGCCTGGGCACGGTGATGACGGTGACCGGAGCCGGTGCGGACGCGCAGGCCACCATCGACTTCGGCGACGAGCGCCCGAAGAAGCTGCTGCTGCGGTACGCGCCGGTCGAGAAGCTGTAG
- a CDS encoding C40 family peptidase, with amino-acid sequence MAAHRKPKQRSLSGSTARTTAVTLALAGAAGTTALEGTAQAEPTLTPAQIKSKVDKLYHDAEVATETYNGVREKSARTKKSLEQLRDEAARRTEQLNAERKSLGSMAAAQYRTGGLEPALQVALTSNPDQYLERAAVAGRAGERQAVKVQGAQRQLARIARLRGAADHRFTQLAQDREELKKQKEKIQRNISEAEELLARLTGDDRARYAAQDGHGSDGERADRASAGARDLPRGGVRAPNARAAQAVSFAYSALGKPYVWGATGPSSFDCSGLTQAAWRSAGVSLPRTTYTQINAGERISRSQLAPGDLLFFYSGITHVGLYIGDGRMIHAPRPGAPVRIAPIDQMPLTGATRPA; translated from the coding sequence GTGGCAGCGCACCGGAAGCCCAAGCAGCGCTCACTCAGCGGCAGTACCGCCCGCACCACCGCCGTCACCCTCGCCCTCGCGGGAGCGGCAGGCACCACCGCACTGGAGGGCACCGCGCAGGCGGAGCCGACGCTCACCCCGGCCCAGATCAAGTCGAAGGTCGACAAGCTCTACCACGACGCCGAGGTCGCCACCGAGACCTACAACGGCGTGCGGGAGAAGTCCGCACGGACCAAGAAGTCGCTGGAGCAGCTCCGCGACGAGGCGGCCCGCCGGACCGAGCAGCTGAACGCCGAGCGCAAGTCGCTCGGCTCGATGGCCGCCGCGCAGTACCGCACCGGCGGCCTCGAACCGGCGCTCCAGGTCGCGCTCACCTCGAACCCCGACCAGTACCTGGAGCGGGCCGCCGTCGCGGGGCGGGCCGGGGAACGGCAGGCCGTCAAGGTGCAGGGCGCACAGCGGCAGCTCGCCCGGATCGCCCGACTGCGCGGCGCCGCCGACCACCGCTTCACCCAGCTCGCCCAGGACCGGGAGGAGCTGAAGAAGCAGAAGGAGAAGATCCAGCGGAACATCTCCGAGGCCGAGGAGCTGCTCGCCCGCCTCACCGGGGACGACCGGGCACGCTACGCCGCCCAGGACGGGCACGGGAGCGACGGGGAGCGCGCCGACCGGGCCTCGGCCGGAGCCAGGGACCTGCCGCGCGGCGGTGTCCGCGCGCCCAACGCCCGCGCCGCGCAGGCCGTCTCCTTCGCCTACTCCGCGCTCGGAAAGCCCTATGTCTGGGGTGCCACGGGCCCCTCCTCCTTCGACTGCTCGGGCCTGACCCAGGCCGCCTGGCGGTCCGCCGGGGTGTCGCTGCCGCGCACCACGTACACCCAGATCAACGCGGGAGAGCGCATCTCGCGTTCCCAGCTCGCGCCGGGAGATCTGTTGTTCTTCTACTCCGGGATCACGCACGTCGGCCTGTACATCGGCGACGGCAGGATGATCCACGCCCCGCGCCCCGGCGCTCCGGTGCGGATCGCGCCGATCGACCAGATGCCGCTGACGGGGGCGACCCGTCCGGCGTGA
- a CDS encoding M23 family metallopeptidase, translated as MNDQQPHAGYDTYPTGSFSTDPLFGGLPGTGDHSGQYDTTQWDTGSHQNLTAGYDAYGAHAPQQDYGTTGTWTHLADIPAQGGPAPYDTQSYQADAMATGQWDATAWNEANQVHSAPQSSFETGQFETGQFETGQFDATQYAYGADSSSGHQWQPYDPSLETGAFDATAWNTGADQPGDGVPDTPEALTGATDVHTTEFPIVTPSARNAHDAHTAHDPHDASDASDPAGSSGPGPEPEPAAVGPRAARRVPANRGRRRTPAKRSALFTIAVPSACVMGVAGIAAASVSGVAGADETKKPTTMAAADPATVKPVAVNNKLDTQLAALSTDARDFGDRASRTQERIDLKERQDAEKKRKAEEAARKEAARPKYALPVSQHGLSAYYGQAGVNWAAVHTGIDFPVDMGTPVMAATDGTVSYQFNSAYGNMMKVVSPNGVETWYCHLSRTKMRSGSVKAGDVIGYAGTSGNSTGAHLHFEVRPSGGSAIDPLAWLRSHDLDPT; from the coding sequence GTGAACGACCAGCAACCCCACGCCGGGTACGACACGTACCCCACCGGCAGTTTCAGTACCGACCCGCTCTTCGGCGGACTGCCCGGCACCGGCGACCACAGTGGCCAGTACGACACCACCCAGTGGGACACCGGCTCGCACCAGAACCTCACCGCCGGGTACGACGCGTACGGCGCACACGCCCCGCAACAGGACTACGGCACCACCGGCACCTGGACCCACCTCGCGGACATTCCCGCGCAGGGCGGACCGGCTCCGTACGACACGCAGAGTTACCAGGCCGACGCCATGGCCACCGGCCAGTGGGACGCCACCGCGTGGAACGAGGCGAACCAGGTCCACTCCGCGCCTCAGTCCTCTTTCGAGACAGGGCAGTTCGAGACGGGCCAGTTCGAGACGGGCCAGTTCGACGCCACGCAGTACGCGTACGGGGCCGACTCCTCGTCCGGCCACCAGTGGCAGCCGTACGATCCCAGCCTGGAGACCGGCGCGTTCGACGCCACCGCCTGGAACACCGGCGCCGACCAGCCCGGGGACGGCGTACCGGACACCCCCGAAGCCCTCACCGGTGCAACGGACGTCCACACCACGGAGTTCCCGATCGTCACCCCAAGTGCCCGGAACGCGCACGACGCGCACACCGCGCACGACCCCCACGACGCGTCCGACGCGTCCGACCCGGCCGGTTCCTCGGGCCCCGGCCCGGAGCCGGAACCCGCGGCGGTCGGCCCCCGCGCCGCCCGCCGGGTCCCCGCGAACCGCGGCCGCCGCCGCACCCCCGCCAAGCGCTCCGCCCTCTTCACCATCGCCGTCCCCTCCGCCTGTGTCATGGGCGTCGCAGGAATCGCCGCCGCCTCCGTCAGCGGCGTCGCCGGTGCCGACGAGACGAAGAAGCCGACGACCATGGCCGCCGCCGACCCGGCGACCGTGAAGCCCGTCGCCGTGAACAACAAGCTCGACACCCAGCTCGCCGCCCTGAGCACCGACGCCCGCGACTTCGGCGACCGCGCCAGTCGTACGCAGGAGCGCATCGACCTCAAGGAACGCCAGGACGCCGAGAAGAAGCGCAAGGCCGAGGAGGCCGCGCGCAAGGAGGCGGCCCGCCCCAAGTACGCCCTGCCCGTCAGCCAGCACGGACTCAGCGCGTACTACGGCCAGGCAGGCGTCAACTGGGCGGCCGTGCACACCGGCATCGACTTCCCCGTCGACATGGGCACGCCGGTGATGGCGGCGACCGACGGCACGGTCAGCTACCAGTTCAACTCGGCGTACGGAAACATGATGAAGGTCGTCTCGCCGAACGGCGTCGAGACCTGGTACTGCCACCTCTCCCGCACCAAGATGCGCTCCGGCTCGGTGAAGGCGGGCGACGTCATCGGTTACGCGGGCACCTCCGGCAACTCCACGGGCGCGCACCTGCACTTCGAGGTCCGCCCGAGCGGCGGCTCCGCCATCGACCCGCTGGCCTGGCTCCGCAGCCACGACCTCGACCCGACGTGA
- a CDS encoding cobalamin B12-binding domain-containing protein, with translation MGVTGPIRVVVAKPGLDGHDRGAKVIARALRDAGMEVIYTGLHQTPEQIVDTAIQEDADAIGMSILSGAHNTLFVKVIDLLKERDAADIKVFGGGIIPEEDIAPLKEKGVAEIFTPGATTTAIVDWVRANVRQPTVA, from the coding sequence ATGGGTGTTACGGGTCCGATCCGTGTGGTGGTGGCGAAGCCGGGGCTCGACGGCCACGATCGCGGGGCCAAGGTCATCGCGCGGGCGCTGCGCGACGCGGGCATGGAGGTCATCTACACGGGTCTGCACCAGACGCCGGAGCAGATCGTGGACACCGCGATCCAGGAGGACGCGGACGCGATCGGCATGTCGATCCTGTCGGGCGCGCACAACACGCTCTTCGTGAAGGTCATCGACCTGTTGAAGGAGCGGGACGCGGCGGACATCAAGGTGTTCGGCGGCGGGATCATTCCGGAGGAGGACATCGCCCCGCTCAAGGAGAAGGGTGTGGCGGAGATCTTCACGCCGGGGGCGACGACGACGGCGATCGTGGACTGGGTGCGGGCGAATGTGCGGCAGCCGACGGTGGCTTAG
- a CDS encoding C40 family peptidase, with amino-acid sequence MPALASHRKPRTRTTSLIRTSTPGVGVTTAALMTVGIVTQSAQAAPAAPKPSVEEVQQKVDALYRQAGAATQEYNAAKEATRKQKGRVDALLDDVAKRTDKLNQARRTLGSLAASQYRSGSVGSTAALLLADDPQSYFESRRLMARATERQQKLIGDYSTQQEAAAKKRGEATRSLERLTTAQATLRTSKQNVQDKLGQARGLLSRLTEQEKARLAELEREREAEAKRKADELAREQAREAAKEKEREKEKPGEGSGSGSDSGSGSGSGSGSGSGSGSGSGTGSGSSYSTKAAKVLAFARAQIGKPYVWGATGPSSYDCSGLTQAAWKAAGVDLPRTTWDQVKIGTRVATKDLKPGDLVFFYDDISHVGIYRGDGMMIHAPKPNAKVREESIYYMPIYGSVRPV; translated from the coding sequence ATGCCTGCTTTGGCATCGCATCGCAAGCCACGCACCCGCACCACGTCGTTGATACGCACCTCCACACCCGGCGTCGGCGTCACGACCGCCGCTCTGATGACCGTCGGCATCGTCACCCAGTCCGCGCAGGCGGCCCCCGCCGCGCCGAAGCCCTCCGTCGAGGAGGTGCAGCAGAAGGTGGACGCGCTGTACCGGCAGGCCGGGGCGGCGACCCAGGAGTACAACGCGGCCAAGGAAGCCACCCGCAAGCAGAAGGGCAGGGTCGACGCGCTCCTCGACGACGTCGCCAAGCGCACCGACAAGCTCAACCAGGCCCGGCGCACGCTCGGCTCCCTCGCCGCCTCGCAGTACCGCAGCGGATCGGTGGGGTCCACCGCCGCACTGCTCCTCGCGGACGACCCGCAGTCGTACTTCGAGTCGCGGCGGCTGATGGCACGGGCCACCGAACGGCAGCAGAAGCTCATCGGCGACTACAGCACCCAGCAGGAGGCCGCCGCCAAGAAGCGGGGTGAGGCGACGCGCAGCCTGGAGCGGCTGACCACGGCGCAAGCCACGCTCCGGACGTCCAAACAGAACGTGCAGGACAAGCTGGGGCAGGCGCGCGGGCTGCTGTCGCGGCTGACCGAGCAGGAGAAGGCGCGGCTGGCGGAGCTGGAGCGCGAGCGGGAGGCGGAGGCCAAGCGCAAGGCGGACGAGCTGGCCCGGGAGCAGGCGCGGGAGGCCGCCAAGGAGAAGGAGCGGGAGAAGGAGAAGCCCGGAGAGGGCTCTGGATCAGGCTCCGACTCCGGCTCCGGAAGCGGCTCCGGCTCCGGAAGCGGCTCCGGCTCCGGAAGCGGCTCGGGAACGGGCTCCGGAAGCTCGTACTCCACCAAAGCCGCGAAGGTGCTCGCCTTCGCCCGTGCGCAGATCGGCAAGCCGTACGTCTGGGGAGCGACCGGCCCGTCCTCGTACGACTGCTCCGGTCTCACCCAGGCCGCCTGGAAGGCCGCCGGGGTGGACCTGCCGCGCACCACCTGGGACCAGGTCAAGATCGGCACCCGGGTCGCGACGAAGGACCTCAAACCCGGTGACCTGGTGTTTTTCTACGACGACATCAGCCACGTCGGCATCTACCGGGGCGACGGGATGATGATCCACGCGCCGAAGCCGAACGCGAAGGTGCGCGAGGAGTCGATCTACTACATGCCGATCTACGGCAGCGTGCGACCGGTCTGA
- a CDS encoding DUF5691 domain-containing protein, which yields MTATATPPPTWEDLVTTALLGTDRRPAPAVLPGQAGQQVPLAPDREPPLALLDAAAVHTLRRRAGLTPAVAAEPPPPAPEDDRPALPAPARRRLAMLLADRAAPAQSGGRRGIAPDLTELLPQWLAAANGHRYRAPADLLPALLDAARARTDLRPQALEFAGSRGLWLARLNAEWKYALRGSSSGAALPDVRNAQAVRALWEEGLFAERVGLLGAVRAADPAAALALLTTTWATERAEDRLMFLDSLRTGLGAADEEFLEQALADRSRNVRAVAAELLSALPASAFAARMAARATSCVSPDRSGTAGGIVVEAPHECDAAMQRDGVVAKPPAGRGERSWWLGQLVESAPLSAWSPRLGGRSAQEIAALPVADGWGEELHAAWCRAAIRQGDAEWARALLGAPSVPPESGTGTASLAERAKLLETLPDEERADWVAEFVSAHGLSEAFQLLGVCVVPWSQALGRAVVDALDIARDAGSYPWSFSGVMGLAERCLDPGEADRLEILTTTPAESEGAAPGAGGYWSEAFQRLVGTLRLRASMLHELSGADAVRG from the coding sequence ATGACCGCCACCGCTACTCCCCCGCCCACCTGGGAGGACCTCGTCACCACCGCCCTTCTGGGCACCGACCGGCGGCCCGCCCCGGCCGTTCTGCCCGGGCAGGCGGGGCAGCAGGTCCCCCTGGCCCCCGACAGGGAGCCGCCCCTCGCCCTCCTCGACGCCGCCGCCGTCCACACCCTCCGCCGCCGCGCCGGACTGACCCCCGCCGTCGCCGCCGAACCGCCTCCCCCCGCACCCGAGGACGACCGGCCCGCGCTCCCCGCGCCCGCCCGCCGCAGGCTGGCGATGCTGCTGGCCGACCGTGCGGCCCCCGCCCAGTCCGGCGGCCGTCGAGGCATCGCCCCCGACCTGACGGAGTTGCTCCCGCAGTGGCTGGCCGCTGCGAACGGGCACAGGTACCGGGCACCCGCGGACCTGCTGCCCGCACTGCTGGACGCGGCTCGGGCACGGACCGACCTGCGCCCCCAGGCCCTGGAGTTCGCCGGGTCGCGCGGCCTCTGGCTGGCCCGGTTGAACGCGGAGTGGAAGTACGCGCTGCGCGGTTCGTCGAGCGGGGCGGCACTCCCCGACGTACGAAACGCGCAGGCGGTGCGGGCCCTGTGGGAAGAGGGGCTGTTCGCCGAACGGGTCGGGCTGCTCGGGGCGGTGCGGGCCGCCGACCCCGCCGCCGCACTCGCCCTGCTCACCACCACCTGGGCCACGGAGCGGGCCGAGGACCGGCTGATGTTCCTGGACTCGCTGCGGACCGGGCTGGGCGCGGCCGACGAGGAGTTCCTGGAGCAGGCGCTCGCCGACCGCAGCCGCAACGTCCGCGCGGTGGCGGCGGAACTGCTCTCCGCGCTCCCCGCCTCCGCGTTCGCCGCGCGGATGGCGGCACGGGCCACGTCCTGCGTCAGCCCGGACCGTTCGGGCACCGCCGGCGGCATCGTGGTGGAGGCCCCGCACGAGTGCGACGCGGCGATGCAGCGGGACGGCGTGGTCGCCAAACCACCGGCGGGCCGGGGCGAACGGTCTTGGTGGCTGGGCCAGTTGGTGGAGTCCGCTCCGCTCTCCGCCTGGTCACCGCGCTTGGGCGGGCGCTCCGCGCAGGAGATCGCCGCACTGCCGGTGGCGGACGGCTGGGGCGAGGAACTGCACGCGGCCTGGTGCAGGGCGGCGATCCGGCAGGGCGACGCCGAGTGGGCCCGCGCCCTGCTCGGAGCGCCCTCGGTGCCGCCCGAGTCCGGCACGGGCACTGCCTCGCTCGCGGAACGGGCGAAGCTCCTGGAGACCCTCCCCGACGAGGAACGGGCGGACTGGGTGGCGGAGTTCGTCTCCGCGCACGGACTGTCGGAAGCCTTCCAACTGCTGGGCGTGTGCGTGGTGCCGTGGTCGCAGGCGCTGGGCCGGGCGGTGGTGGACGCCCTCGACATCGCGCGGGACGCGGGGAGCTATCCGTGGAGCTTCAGCGGGGTGATGGGGCTGGCGGAAAGGTGCCTCGACCCGGGCGAGGCGGACCGGCTGGAGATCCTGACGACGACCCCGGCCGAATCGGAGGGCGCCGCCCCCGGCGCGGGCGGCTACTGGTCAGAAGCCTTCCAACGCCTGGTCGGAACCCTGCGCCTGCGCGCATCGATGCTCCACGAGCTCTCGGGGGCGGACGCCGTACGGGGCTGA